Below is a window of Variovorax sp. TBS-050B DNA.
AATCGAGGAAGCAGGCCGCGAGCCGGCCCAGGCCGCCGTTGCCGAGCGCCGCGTCGGGCTCGCGCTCGGCGAGCTGCGCCATGTCGACGCCGAAGTCGGTCAGCGCCTCGCGCACCGTGTCGTAGAGATCGACCGCGAGCAGCGCGTTGGTGAAGGTGCGCCCGATCAGGAACTCCATCGAGAGGTAGTAGACGCGCTTGAGGTCCTGCACGTAGTTGGCGCGCGTGGTCGCCATCCAGCGTTCGACGAGCTGGTCGCGCACCGCGAGCGCGGTGGGCGTGCAGCCAGTCGTCCTGGCTCGCGGCCACGGGGTCCTTGCCGACCGCGTAGATCAGCTTGTTCGCGACGGCACGCTTGAACGCGGCCACGTCGCGGTCGGGATGGTCGTAGGCGAAGTCTTCGATCGTCATGGGGTCCCTTGAGGTTCGGTGTTGTTCGATGGAGGGGTGGGGTCCGAAGGAAGGCGGGCTATGCCAGCGCCTTGCGGTAGACCTCGATGTAGTCGGCCGCCGCGGCGGCCCAGTCGGCGGGGCGCCGCATCGCGTTGCCGCGCACGCGCCGCCAGTCGGGCGCGCGCTGGTAGAGCGCGAAGGCGCGGCGCAGCGCGCGGTGGTAGTCGGCGGCCTCGAAGCGGTCGAACACGAAGCCGGTGGCGTCGCCGCTGGCCATGTCCTCCAGCGTGCAGTCCACCACCGTGTCGGCCAGGCCGCCGACGCGGCGCACCAGCGGCAGACTGCCGTACTTGAGGCCGTACATCTGCGTGAGGCCGCAGGGCTCGAAGAGCGAGGGCACGAGCGTCACGTCGCCGCCGCCGAAGAGCCGGTGCGCGAGCGTCTCGTCGTAGCCGATGGTGACGCTCACCGACTGCGGCGCCGCCGCCGCGCGCGCACGGAAGGCCGCTTCGAGCCAGGCCTCGCCGCTGCCGAGCAGCGCGAGCTGCCCGCCCTGGGCCAGCAGGGCGTCGAGTCCGTCGAGCACGAGGTGCAGTCCCTTCTGCTCGGTCAGCCGGCTCACGAGGATGAAGAGCGGCGCGTCGGCCCGTTCGGAAAGGCCGAGCTGGTGCTGCAGCACCGCCTTGCAGCGCGCCTTGCCCGCCATGTGGCGGCCTTCGGGCGTGTGGAAGCCCTGCACCAGCGCGGCGTCGCTGCCGGGATTCCAGACCTTGTCGTCGACCGCGTTGAGGATGCCGCCGAGCACGTCGCTGCGCCGGCGCAGCAGGCCGTCGAGGCCGCAGCCCTGCTCGGGCGTCTGGATCTCGCGCGCATAGGTCGGGCTCACGGTCGTCAGCCGGTCGGCGTAGAACAGGCCGCCCTTCATGAACGAGAGCTGGCCGTGGTATTCGAGCCCGTCGAAATGGAAGGCCGCGTCGGGCAGCCCGAGCCCGGCGAAATGCCAGGGCGCGAAGAGCCCCTGGTAGGCGAGGTTGTGCACCGTGAACACGCTGCCCGCGCGCGGACCGCCGTTCTGCGGCGCGAAGGCCATGTAGGCCGGCGCCATGGCCGCGTGCCAGTCGTGCGAATGCACGATCTCGGGCTGCCATGCGGGATCGAGCCCCTGCGCGAGCTGGGCCGCCGCCCAGCCCAGCAGCGCGAAGCGCCGGTGGTTGTCGGCATAGGGCTGGCGCGAGGTGTCTTCGTAGGGGTTGCCGGGGCGGTCGTAGAGCGCGGGCGCGTCGATCACGTAGGCCGGGATCGCGGGCGCGCCGTCGACCGGCACATGGCCCATGCGCAGCGCGAAGCGCTCGCCCCAGGGCGCCGCGAACTCGGTCACGGGCGCGAGCTCGCGCAGGCCCGCAAGGATCGCCGGAAAGCCCGGCAGCAGCACCCGCGCGTCCTGGCCGGCCGCCATCAGCGCGACCGGCAGCGCGCCCGCCACGTCGGCGAGGCCACCGGTCTTGAGCAGGGGAAAGAGTTCGGCGCTGACCTGGAGGATTCTCATGCGGCGTGAGCGGACGGGCGGGCGGTTCAGGCGGCGGCCGGCAGCCGCTGGAGCATCTCGCGCGTGACCAGCACCACGCCAGCTTCGGTGCGCTCGAAGCGGGCGGCGTCGGCGGCGGCGTCCTCGCCGATCACCATGTGGTCGGGAATCACGCAGCCGCGGTCGATCACCACCCGGCTGAGCCGGCAGCCGCGGCCGACCTCCACGTCGGGCAGCAGCACGGCCTCGTGGATGTCGCAGAACGAATGGATGCGCACGCCCGAGAACAGCACCGAGCTGCTGACCTTGGAGCCCGAGACGATGCAGCCGCCCGAGACGATGGTGTTGACCGTCATGCCGTGGCGGCCGTCGCGGTCGGGCACGAACTTGGCCGGCGGCAACTGCCGCTGGTAGGTCCAGATGGGCCAGTCGGTGTCATAGATGTCGAGTTCGGGCGTGATCGAGGCGAGGTCGAGGTTGGCGGCCCAGAATGCATCGATCGTGCCCACGTCGCGCCAGTAGGCCTTGGCGTCCGGTCCGCGCGAGGCCCGCGTGACGCACGACATGCCGAACGGATGCGCCAGCGCGCGGCCCTGCGCCACGGCGCGCGGGATGATGTCCTTGCCGAAGTCGTGGCTCGAATCGGGGTTGGCGGCGTCTTCCTCGAGCAGCTGGTAGAGGTACTCGGAGTCGAACACGTAGATGCCCATGCTCGCGAGCGCCGTGTCGGGATGGCCCGGCATCGCGGGCGGATCGGCCGGCTTCTCCAAGAAGTCGGTGATCCGGCGCTCTTCGTCGATGGCCATCACGCCGAAGGCCGTGGCCTCCATGCGCGGCACCTCGATGCAGCCGACGGTGCAGCCCAGGCCGTGCTCGGCATGGTCCTTGACCATGATCGAGTAGTCCATCTTGTAGATGTGGTCGCCCGCGAGCACCACCACGTAGTCGTGCTTGGTGGAGCGCGTCTGGATGATGTCGAGGTTCTGGAACACCGCATCGGCGGTGCCGCGGTACCAGTGCTCGTCGCCGGTGCGCTGCTGCGCGGGCAGCACGTCGACCATTTCGTTGAGTTCCGCGCGCAGGAAGCTCCAGCCGCGCTGCAGGTGGCGCATGAGCGAGTGCGACTTGTACTGCGTGACCACCGCCATGCGCCGGATGCCGGAGTTGAGGCAGTTGGAGAGCGCGAAATCGATGATGCGGAACTTGCCGCCGAAGTACACGGCCGGCTTGGCGCGGCGGTCGGTCAGCTGCCGGAGGCGCGAACCGCGGCCGCCGGCCAGCACCAGCGCGATGGTGCGGCGCACCAGTTGATGGGCCTGCAGGGGGGCCTGCGGGACGTTGCCATTGCTGTCGTTCACTCTGCGTTCCCTTCGTTCATTGTTCGTCGTCCCGTCGTTGTGATTCGTTTCCGCGTTCAGCGCGTGCGCCCGATCCAGAGGCTCGAGCGCGGCACTTCGACCGTGCCCGTGCACGCGGCCTCCGCCGCATCGGACGGTGCCGGCGCATCCGTCGCGAGCTGCCGCTGCCAGGGGCCGGCCGGCAGTGCGAACGGCACCGCCTGCGGGCCTGCGTTCACGAGCACCAGCCAGGCGGGTTCCGCGGCCGTGGCAGGCTCGAAAAGAATTGCAAGCGCCGTGCCGGCGCGCCATTCGGCTTCGGTCATGGGCTGCCCGTCGGGCCGCAGCCATCGTATGCCCTGCGCGCCAGGCGGCGTGTCGGACGGCCACCACTGTGCGCGGCGCAAGGCGGGCGCTTCACGCCGGAGCGCCGTGAGCCTTGCGATGAAAGTGCTCATGCGCGCGGCCTCGCCCTCCGGGTCGCCGGTGCCGACCCAGCGCAGCCACGTGGTCTCGTTGTCCTGGCAGTAGGCGTTGTTGTTGCCCTGCTGGCTGTGGCCGATCTCGTCGCCCGCCAGCAGCATCGGCGTGCCCTGCGAGAGCAGCAGCGTGGCGAGCAGCGCGCGCCGCAGGCGTGCGCGCTCGGCCT
It encodes the following:
- the glgC gene encoding glucose-1-phosphate adenylyltransferase, yielding MNDSNGNVPQAPLQAHQLVRRTIALVLAGGRGSRLRQLTDRRAKPAVYFGGKFRIIDFALSNCLNSGIRRMAVVTQYKSHSLMRHLQRGWSFLRAELNEMVDVLPAQQRTGDEHWYRGTADAVFQNLDIIQTRSTKHDYVVVLAGDHIYKMDYSIMVKDHAEHGLGCTVGCIEVPRMEATAFGVMAIDEERRITDFLEKPADPPAMPGHPDTALASMGIYVFDSEYLYQLLEEDAANPDSSHDFGKDIIPRAVAQGRALAHPFGMSCVTRASRGPDAKAYWRDVGTIDAFWAANLDLASITPELDIYDTDWPIWTYQRQLPPAKFVPDRDGRHGMTVNTIVSGGCIVSGSKVSSSVLFSGVRIHSFCDIHEAVLLPDVEVGRGCRLSRVVIDRGCVIPDHMVIGEDAAADAARFERTEAGVVLVTREMLQRLPAAA
- the glgA gene encoding glycogen synthase GlgA, which codes for MRILQVSAELFPLLKTGGLADVAGALPVALMAAGQDARVLLPGFPAILAGLRELAPVTEFAAPWGERFALRMGHVPVDGAPAIPAYVIDAPALYDRPGNPYEDTSRQPYADNHRRFALLGWAAAQLAQGLDPAWQPEIVHSHDWHAAMAPAYMAFAPQNGGPRAGSVFTVHNLAYQGLFAPWHFAGLGLPDAAFHFDGLEYHGQLSFMKGGLFYADRLTTVSPTYAREIQTPEQGCGLDGLLRRRSDVLGGILNAVDDKVWNPGSDAALVQGFHTPEGRHMAGKARCKAVLQHQLGLSERADAPLFILVSRLTEQKGLHLVLDGLDALLAQGGQLALLGSGEAWLEAAFRARAAAAPQSVSVTIGYDETLAHRLFGGGDVTLVPSLFEPCGLTQMYGLKYGSLPLVRRVGGLADTVVDCTLEDMASGDATGFVFDRFEAADYHRALRRAFALYQRAPDWRRVRGNAMRRPADWAAAAADYIEVYRKALA